A genomic region of Pelodiscus sinensis isolate JC-2024 chromosome 17, ASM4963464v1, whole genome shotgun sequence contains the following coding sequences:
- the LOC142818708 gene encoding uncharacterized protein LOC142818708, producing the protein MSQPSEGSQPSTAPHDQPGGSREPARGRKRRAPAWSSAEIVDLIEVWGEASNVHDLRTSHRNAAVYGRMAASLAARGHQRSREQVRCKIKDLRQSYSRACLPGADPEACPHFHALDRILGPHAVPAPRDVIDPGAEGPLLDTEEEEEGSESQEPAASLPRTRDPRGTPQSRSPASSEAGEASTSAAPGTAGRTTPPAAAARARASRTARNQEDYQRRHLRFLDRQLRLQDHWVQEDLRLRQRSLEALEEQGRALRGHLQSLLDRFPFPPPPAPPLAPPLAPPAPPLAPPLAPPAPPLAPPLAPPAPPLAPPLAPPAPPAPPASAPASSTPPVLSAPPSTTIPHRRPRTRSVARRERHPDSHP; encoded by the exons atgagccagccatccgagggctcccagccctccactgctccccacgaccagcctggcggctcccgggagcctgcccgggggcgcaaaaggcgggcgcccgcctggtcaagtgcggagatcgtggacctcatcgaggtttggggggaagcctcaaatgtccacgatctccgcactagccaccggaacgcggccgtctatggacgcatggctgccagcctggccgccaggggccaccagcgcagccgggagcaggtgcgctgcaagattaaagacttgcggcagtcctactcccgggcctgcctgccaggggctgacccggaggcctgcccccacttccatgccctggaccgcatcctggggcctcatgccgtccctgccccccgggacgtgattgaccccggggcagagggaccgctcctggacaccgaggaggaggaagagggctctgagagccaggagcctgctgccagccttcccaggacccgggacccccgaggcaccccacagagccgctcgcctgcatcatcagaggccggggaggcgtccacct ctgcagcaccggggactgcagggcgcaccaccccgcctgcagcagccgcccgcgcccgggcaagcaggacagccaggaaccaggaggactaccagaggcggcatctccggttcctggaccgacagctccgtctccaggaccactgggtccaggaggacctcaggctgcgccagaggagtctggaggccctggaggagcagggccgtgccctgcgaggccacctccagagcctgctagaccgctttccatttcctcctccccctgctccccctcttgctccccctcttgctccccctgctccccctcttgctccccctcttgctccccctgctccccctcttgctccccctcttgctccccctgctccccctcttgctccccctcttgctccccctgctcctcctgctcctcctgcttccgctcctgcttcctccacaccccctgtcctctctgcccccccctccacaaccattccccaccgacgcccccggacccgcagtgtggcgagacgggagaggcacccagactcccacccctga